A region from the Candidatus Glassbacteria bacterium genome encodes:
- the metW gene encoding methionine biosynthesis protein MetW, with amino-acid sequence MLRLWASRYSAPIENLSTDKLVALIERFLTEENGKRRVRPDTQKRWDHEVIEQTIPNGARVLDLGCGGGELLARLFADGNVRGQGIEIDPDKVFECVGRGVSVFQADLDKGLEGWTENLFDYVILEETLQTVHQPVKVLSEMLRVGRRGIVSFPNFAHWHIRLELGLGGKIPVNPSLPYRWYDTPNIHLCTIEDFSTWADSAGVRIIEGHVLAEGEVRPIREDDNLFAEEALFVLEGGHD; translated from the coding sequence ATGCTCCGCCTGTGGGCCAGCCGCTACTCTGCGCCAATCGAAAACCTGAGTACGGACAAGCTGGTAGCCCTGATCGAGCGCTTCCTGACCGAGGAAAACGGCAAGCGCAGGGTTCGGCCTGATACCCAGAAGCGCTGGGACCACGAGGTTATCGAGCAGACTATCCCGAATGGCGCGCGAGTGCTGGATTTGGGCTGCGGCGGCGGTGAACTGCTGGCGCGGCTTTTCGCCGACGGGAATGTCCGCGGCCAGGGGATCGAGATTGACCCTGACAAGGTGTTCGAGTGCGTGGGACGGGGGGTGAGCGTGTTTCAGGCCGACCTCGATAAGGGCCTGGAGGGCTGGACCGAAAACCTGTTCGACTACGTGATCCTGGAAGAGACCCTCCAGACAGTCCACCAGCCGGTGAAAGTCCTCTCGGAAATGCTGCGCGTGGGCCGGCGGGGGATAGTCAGTTTTCCCAATTTCGCCCACTGGCATATCAGGCTGGAACTGGGCCTGGGCGGCAAGATACCGGTCAACCCGTCGCTGCCGTACCGCTGGTACGATACCCCCAATATTCATCTCTGCACGATCGAGGATTTCTCCACCTGGGCCGACAGCGCGGGAGTCCGGATTATCGAGGGACATGTGCTGGCCGAGGGCGAGGTCCGTCCCATCCGCGAGGACGACAACCTGTTCGCCGAGGAAGCCCTGTTCGTTCTGGAAGGCGGGCACGACTGA